Genomic window ([Empedobacter] haloabium):
GAACCGGCACCGAACCAGTCGGTCTATGGCGTGGCCGCGCTGACGCCGGGCGCCTCCACCGCGCAGTTCATCATGCGCACCAAGGCGTATGCCGACATCGGCGCCATCCCGATGGAGCGCGACGGTACCGACGGCGGCAAGTACTTCGGCCAGTTCGCCGTGCCGGCGCAGCCGTTCCTGCTCTACGTGACGGGCAACGACAGCACCGGCAGCCCGTACCAGCGCGTGTTCAGCATGTCCGTCACGCCCCAGGGCGTATCCGTCATCGCGCCGCCGGCACAGGACCTGCGTCCCGGTGTTCCGGCCACGATGGTGTTCCAGGTGCGTAACGACGGCAGCGACGACACCTTCGGCGTGACCGCCACCGACGACCTGCACTACATCACCGGCGTGGCACCGTCGTCGCTGACCCTGAAATCGGGCGAAACCGCCAACGTCGTGGTCAGCCTGGTAGCGCCGGCCGGCGCCAGCCCGGGCACGGCGGACACGATCACGGCGGCCGTGCAGAGCACGACCAATCCGTCCTCGCGCAACAGCGCTTCGGTGACGAACTTCGTTACCGGCGCGGAAGCCGTGCCGGGCAAGCCGAACTTCGTCGCCCAGGTACTCGGCCAGGAGCAGGTGGCGCCAGGCGTGATCGGTGTCGACGTGCGCTTCACCAACACCGGCGTCGGCACGGCGCGCGCGATGACGATCGCCTCGATCCGCCCGAAAACCCTGGCGGGCACCGGCACCGTCACGCTCAACACGGCGCTGTCGCCGGCGCTGCCGTTCGTCACCCCGAACGTGGACGTGGGCGGCTACTTCACCGTGCGGCTGACGTTCAACGTGCCGGCCACCGTGCAGCGCTTTGCCATTACCGAAGCGGGCAGCGTGAACGACATCGACGGCGCGCCTTACAGCCTGTCGCACGCGCAATCCATCATTGTCCGCTAAGACGCATTCCAAGGAGATTGCCATGAAACTGACTCGTTACTACAACCGGCTGCGCGGCGGCATCGCGGCGGCCGGCATCGCGGCGGCGATGCTGCTGGCGCCGCTGGTGCAGGCCGCGCCCTTCACCTTCACCTTCTCGACGCTGCCGGGCGGCGGCGTCCTGACCGGCAATGCCGGCCAGCTGGTCGGCTGGGGCTACAGCCTGACCAATACCGACACCGCCAACTGGTTCGTGCCGACCGAGCTGTCGGCGTCGTCGATCGCGCTGGGCACGCTGGACGGCGCCTACTTCGACTTCCCCGTGCTGGCACCGGGCGCCACGCAATCGGTCGCGTTCGATGCGGCCCTGCTGGCCGGCCTGTACGGCATCGAAATCGATGCCGGTGCCACGCTGGGGCAAAGCGAGAACGGCCTGTT
Coding sequences:
- a CDS encoding PEP-CTERM sorting domain-containing protein; the encoded protein is MKLTRYYNRLRGGIAAAGIAAAMLLAPLVQAAPFTFTFSTLPGGGVLTGNAGQLVGWGYSLTNTDTANWFVPTELSASSIALGTLDGAYFDFPVLAPGATQSVAFDAALLAGLYGIEIDAGATLGQSENGLFTLAGEWWSGDPLAGGVFLQAGEAVVAPFAVQVGATAVPLPGTVALFAIGMLGLLAARRRGQLR